One genomic window of Streptomonospora nanhaiensis includes the following:
- a CDS encoding molybdopterin molybdotransferase MoeA, with the protein MVRCGNAVTPWAEAREAARELGDRLWPVAGRPVPLDRAVGAVLAQDLTALVGVPPFDAAAMDGYAVAGPGPEWTVVGRVLAGEEPGGPGPRGGGPSGDAVGAGAASLRRTGGGALDGSGRLHGATGESPADRAPAPAPDPAPASAAAAGPAPERGFPAEPLALRPGEAVEIATGAPVPPGADSVLPYELATLDTTAHGSVTKVTRVTGEIAPGRHVRRAGEDTAPGATVLPAGSTVTPAVVGLAAGLGHDTLTVRRPRVAALVTGDEIAAAGRPGAGQVRDAIGPVLPSLTASAGAEVTALRYIGDGFDTMVEALNAAAAPVDVVVVCGASSKGPADHLRAALTRIGATVVVDGVSCRPGHPQLLAHLGTPEDPGTVVVGLPGNPNAALAAAVTLLAPLLRAMAGAPDPGAALPPTARVKGAIRPHAHDTRLVAVRVTGGQAEPVGHDRPGSLRGAALADAYAVIPPGWSGPYAALVWLPRGGG; encoded by the coding sequence ATGGTCCGGTGTGGGAACGCGGTCACGCCATGGGCGGAGGCGCGTGAGGCAGCGCGCGAGCTGGGCGATCGGCTGTGGCCCGTCGCCGGACGGCCGGTGCCGCTCGACCGGGCGGTCGGAGCGGTGCTGGCCCAGGACCTGACCGCGCTGGTCGGGGTGCCGCCGTTCGACGCCGCGGCCATGGACGGCTACGCCGTCGCGGGTCCCGGTCCCGAGTGGACCGTGGTGGGACGCGTCCTCGCGGGCGAGGAGCCGGGCGGCCCCGGTCCTCGCGGCGGTGGGCCTTCCGGCGACGCGGTCGGGGCCGGCGCCGCCTCCCTTCGAAGAACGGGCGGCGGTGCTCTGGACGGCTCCGGGCGCCTTCACGGGGCGACCGGGGAATCCCCGGCCGACCGCGCTCCCGCTCCTGCCCCCGACCCCGCTCCCGCCTCCGCTGCTGCGGCCGGACCCGCTCCGGAGCGCGGGTTCCCCGCCGAGCCGCTTGCGCTGCGCCCGGGCGAGGCCGTCGAGATCGCCACCGGTGCCCCCGTGCCGCCCGGCGCCGACTCCGTGCTGCCCTACGAACTCGCCACCCTCGACACCACCGCGCACGGCAGCGTCACCAAGGTCACCAGGGTCACCGGTGAGATCGCCCCCGGCCGCCACGTGCGCCGCGCCGGGGAGGACACCGCCCCCGGCGCCACCGTGCTGCCCGCGGGCAGCACGGTGACCCCCGCCGTCGTCGGGCTCGCCGCCGGCCTCGGGCACGACACGCTGACCGTGCGCCGCCCCCGCGTCGCCGCCCTGGTCACCGGCGACGAGATCGCCGCCGCCGGCCGCCCCGGCGCCGGGCAGGTCCGCGACGCCATCGGCCCCGTGCTCCCCTCCCTCACCGCCTCGGCCGGAGCAGAGGTGACCGCGCTGCGCTACATCGGCGACGGCTTCGACACGATGGTCGAGGCGCTGAATGCGGCGGCCGCGCCGGTCGACGTCGTGGTCGTGTGCGGCGCGTCGTCCAAGGGCCCCGCCGACCACCTGCGCGCCGCCCTCACCCGCATCGGCGCGACCGTGGTCGTCGACGGCGTCTCCTGCCGCCCCGGCCACCCGCAGCTGCTCGCCCACCTGGGCACGCCCGAGGACCCCGGCACGGTCGTCGTCGGCCTGCCCGGCAACCCCAACGCCGCCCTCGCCGCCGCCGTCACCCTCCTCGCCCCCCTGCTGCGCGCCATGGCCGGCGCCCCCGACCCCGGCGCCGCGCTTCCCCCCACCGCGCGGGTCAAGGGCGCGATCCGCCCGCACGCCCACGACACCCGCCTGGTGGCCGTCCGCGTGACCGGCGGCCAGGCCGAGCCGGTCGGCCACGACCGCCCCGGCAGCCTGCGCGGCGCCGCCCTGGCCGACGCCTACGCCGTGATCCCGCCCGGCTGGAGCGGCCCCTACGCGGCGCTGGTGTGGCTTCCGCGCGGCGGGGGGTGA
- a CDS encoding IclR family transcriptional regulator, with protein MQSVDRAITVLEILAQHGEAGVTEIAAELGVHKSTAFRLVGALERRGLVEQPGLRGKYQLGFGIIRLAGTMAAGLDLTQQSRRVCEDLASDLGETVNIAIPSGDMVVNIDQVRGASAVVSQNWIGRQNPLHSTSTGKVLLAHMRPTDQRRILRGRLERLTPDTITDPDVLRAEIEEILERGYATAVEELEVGLNAVAAPIRGLTGEVIAALSASGPSYRMDRDKLDTIGETVTKAAMEISIRMGHMESPGD; from the coding sequence GTGCAGTCGGTCGACCGGGCTATCACGGTTCTGGAGATCCTCGCCCAGCACGGCGAGGCCGGGGTCACCGAGATCGCGGCCGAGCTGGGAGTCCACAAGTCCACGGCGTTCCGCCTGGTGGGAGCCCTGGAGCGGCGCGGACTGGTCGAGCAGCCCGGCCTGCGGGGCAAGTACCAGCTGGGGTTCGGCATCATCCGGCTGGCCGGAACCATGGCCGCCGGGCTCGACCTCACCCAGCAGAGCCGCCGCGTGTGCGAGGACCTCGCCTCCGACCTCGGCGAGACGGTGAACATCGCCATCCCCAGCGGCGACATGGTGGTCAACATCGACCAGGTCCGCGGCGCCTCGGCGGTCGTCAGCCAGAACTGGATCGGCCGGCAGAACCCCCTGCACTCCACCTCGACCGGCAAGGTGCTGCTGGCCCACATGCGGCCCACCGACCAGCGCCGTATCCTCCGCGGCCGCCTGGAGCGGCTCACGCCCGACACCATCACCGACCCCGACGTCCTGCGGGCGGAGATCGAGGAGATCCTGGAGCGCGGCTACGCCACGGCGGTCGAGGAGCTGGAGGTCGGCCTCAACGCGGTCGCCGCGCCGATCCGGGGGCTGACCGGCGAGGTCATCGCCGCCCTGAGCGCCTCCGGCCCCTCCTACCGGATGGACCGCGACAAGCTCGACACCATCGGCGAGACCGTCACCAAGGCCGCGATGGAGATCTCGATCCGCATGGGCCACATGGAGAGCCCCGGCGACTGA
- a CDS encoding FKBP-type peptidyl-prolyl cis-trans isomerase produces MTLERPVVDVAPGPPPAELAVSDVTIGDGPQAGFGSTVDVHYVGVAHSTGKEFDASWERGEPLSFTLGKRQVIEGWEQGVLGMRVGGRRRLVIPPHLAYGDRGAGGVIGPGETLVFVVDLVDVH; encoded by the coding sequence ATGACGCTCGAACGTCCCGTAGTCGACGTCGCCCCCGGACCTCCGCCGGCCGAGTTGGCGGTCTCCGACGTCACCATCGGCGACGGCCCCCAGGCGGGCTTCGGCTCGACCGTCGACGTCCACTACGTCGGCGTCGCCCACTCGACCGGCAAGGAGTTCGACGCCTCCTGGGAGCGCGGCGAGCCGCTGAGCTTCACGCTCGGCAAGCGGCAGGTGATCGAGGGCTGGGAGCAGGGCGTGCTGGGCATGCGCGTGGGCGGCCGGCGCCGGCTGGTCATCCCGCCGCACCTGGCCTACGGCGACCGGGGCGCCGGCGGGGTCATCGGCCCCGGCGAGACCCTGGTGTTCGTCGTGGACCTGGTCGACGTCCACTGA
- a CDS encoding nucleotidyltransferase domain-containing protein has translation MRRPYDPSIDAWIPWSAERVAAAIDGTGAWLSGGLGLDVWLGRVTRAHGDIDVSVTRDDWTTLRAALQTELTFFRAESGWLSELRDDVQDPPVNTWCADAAAPARSCPGSARISLLTPPSKTASVAWLPQPSTTA, from the coding sequence ATGCGACGCCCGTACGATCCGTCGATTGACGCGTGGATTCCATGGTCGGCTGAACGAGTGGCGGCCGCCATCGACGGCACCGGGGCCTGGCTTTCCGGCGGCTTGGGGTTGGATGTGTGGCTGGGACGCGTCACGCGAGCACATGGCGACATCGATGTGAGCGTGACGCGCGACGACTGGACCACTCTCAGAGCGGCGCTTCAGACCGAACTGACGTTTTTCCGGGCGGAATCCGGATGGCTCTCTGAGCTGCGTGACGACGTCCAAGATCCGCCCGTCAACACATGGTGCGCAGACGCGGCCGCCCCAGCGCGCTCGTGTCCTGGCTCCGCCAGAATCTCTCTCTTGACCCCGCCATCCAAGACCGCCTCGGTCGCGTGGTTGCCACAGCCATCAACGACTGCCTGA
- a CDS encoding GntP family permease has protein sequence MEAIEPAYGTVPLLLIAAAAIAVLLILVIWVRLHAFVALTLVSLLTALATRIPLADVVPTLLEGFGSTLASVALLVGLGVMIGRLLEISGGAAVLANSLIRAFGERRAGFALGVASLIFGFPIFFDAGLIVMLPIIFSVARRLGGSVLFYALPAAGAFAVMHAFVPPHPGPVAGADLIGANMGTTLIVGTVLAIPTWYIASYLFSRYAGRRFDLPVPDDLVPSGEQDGQRPPHLLTVLGVLLMPMLLIFANTGASTLVTTGTLSGDAAWVQALVLIGQTPVALLITTLVAMVVLPFGRFGRGRVEDIANEALGPVCAIILITGAGGMFGGVLRTSGIGEALASSLEATGLPVIVAAFVIATALRVAQGSATVALTTTAALVAPLVEATDGLSSLDLSLIVIAIACGSTVLSHVNDSGFWLVGRFLGMDTKTTLRTWTVMETLIGVVGFAFAAGLSLVL, from the coding sequence GTGGAAGCCATCGAACCCGCCTACGGCACGGTGCCGCTGCTGCTCATCGCGGCCGCGGCGATCGCCGTCCTGCTGATACTCGTGATCTGGGTGCGCCTGCACGCCTTCGTCGCGCTCACCCTGGTCAGCCTGCTCACCGCACTGGCCACCCGCATCCCGTTGGCGGACGTGGTGCCCACCCTCCTGGAGGGGTTCGGCAGCACCCTGGCCAGCGTGGCCCTGCTGGTGGGCCTGGGCGTCATGATCGGCCGCCTGCTGGAGATCTCCGGCGGCGCCGCCGTCCTGGCCAACTCCCTCATCCGCGCCTTCGGCGAGCGCCGCGCGGGCTTCGCGCTGGGCGTGGCCTCGCTGATCTTCGGCTTCCCGATCTTCTTCGACGCCGGCCTGATCGTCATGCTGCCGATCATCTTCAGCGTGGCCCGGCGCCTGGGCGGCTCGGTCCTGTTCTACGCGCTTCCGGCCGCCGGCGCCTTCGCCGTGATGCACGCGTTCGTGCCGCCGCACCCCGGCCCGGTGGCCGGCGCCGACCTGATCGGCGCCAACATGGGCACCACGCTCATCGTCGGCACCGTGCTGGCGATCCCCACCTGGTACATCGCCAGCTACCTGTTCTCCCGCTACGCGGGCCGGCGCTTCGACCTGCCGGTGCCCGACGACCTCGTCCCCTCCGGCGAACAGGACGGGCAGCGGCCGCCGCACCTGCTGACTGTGCTGGGCGTGCTGCTCATGCCGATGCTGCTGATCTTTGCCAACACCGGGGCCTCCACCCTGGTCACCACCGGCACCCTCAGCGGGGACGCCGCCTGGGTGCAGGCGCTGGTGCTGATCGGGCAGACCCCGGTGGCGCTGCTGATCACCACGCTGGTGGCCATGGTCGTGCTGCCCTTCGGGCGGTTCGGGCGCGGCCGGGTCGAGGACATCGCCAACGAGGCCCTGGGCCCGGTCTGCGCGATCATCCTCATCACCGGCGCCGGCGGCATGTTCGGCGGCGTGCTGCGCACCAGCGGCATCGGCGAGGCGCTGGCCTCCAGCCTGGAGGCCACCGGGCTGCCGGTGATCGTGGCGGCGTTCGTGATCGCCACCGCGCTGCGGGTGGCGCAGGGCTCGGCCACGGTCGCGCTGACCACCACGGCGGCCCTGGTGGCGCCGCTGGTGGAGGCCACCGACGGGCTGTCCTCGCTGGACCTGTCGCTGATCGTGATCGCCATCGCCTGCGGCTCCACCGTGCTCTCCCACGTCAACGACTCCGGCTTCTGGCTGGTGGGACGGTTCCTGGGCATGGACACCAAGACCACCCTGCGCACGTGGACGGTGATGGAGACGCTGATCGGCGTGGTCGGGTTCGCCTTCGCGGCGGGGCTCAGCCTCGTGCTGTAG
- a CDS encoding MFS transporter yields MFTLLAAAFVLYTDDYVIAGILPELAADLDVTEGQAGQLVTVFSLTVAIAAPVAAVVIAAVPRRRLFTTALLAFIAANVAAVVTDSFAVLTALRVAAALASAAMTPALFAFTARHAPAQKVGRYIAIVSLGVTGSIAAGVPLGTWVGGVLGWRATFATMAIAGVLVLVLVLSTLPRSEGTDDTLRLAEQFRILRRAPISLGLLANCLLMTGSMMMLTYLAPYLAETTAAGIEERALAFSLSGIAGIVGIWLGGIATDSLGADRTLLIGIGTIVATMIVLWVFWTARPAALPLVLVVATLWGGMAFWNSPAIQARLHHLAGPVSGQALALNTSGTYLGVSIGAATGGSILSAAGVGALPLTAAGFAVSALLLLAFVSRSKLVPIPAADDG; encoded by the coding sequence TTGTTCACATTGCTGGCCGCCGCGTTCGTGCTCTACACCGACGACTACGTGATCGCCGGGATCCTGCCTGAGCTCGCGGCCGATCTGGACGTCACCGAGGGACAGGCCGGACAACTGGTCACCGTGTTCTCCCTGACCGTCGCAATTGCTGCACCAGTCGCGGCAGTCGTCATCGCGGCGGTGCCACGGCGCAGGTTGTTCACGACCGCGTTGCTTGCCTTTATCGCCGCGAACGTCGCTGCTGTGGTCACTGATTCGTTTGCGGTGTTGACGGCGCTGCGCGTTGCCGCTGCGTTGGCCTCGGCGGCGATGACTCCGGCACTGTTCGCGTTCACCGCCCGTCACGCACCAGCGCAGAAGGTCGGCAGGTACATCGCCATCGTCTCGCTCGGCGTCACGGGATCGATCGCAGCCGGAGTGCCGCTCGGCACCTGGGTGGGCGGCGTCCTCGGCTGGCGAGCGACCTTCGCGACGATGGCCATCGCAGGGGTTCTCGTCCTCGTCCTCGTGCTCAGCACTCTGCCCCGCTCCGAGGGAACCGACGACACGCTACGGCTGGCCGAGCAGTTCCGCATCCTGCGGCGAGCTCCGATCTCACTCGGATTGCTGGCGAACTGCCTGCTCATGACCGGTTCGATGATGATGCTCACTTACCTCGCCCCCTACCTGGCCGAGACCACAGCAGCCGGCATCGAGGAACGCGCACTCGCCTTCAGCCTCTCCGGGATCGCCGGCATCGTGGGGATCTGGCTCGGTGGGATCGCTACCGACAGCCTCGGCGCGGATCGAACCCTGCTGATCGGTATCGGCACGATCGTCGCCACGATGATCGTCCTCTGGGTGTTCTGGACAGCGAGGCCCGCTGCACTTCCGCTCGTGCTGGTCGTCGCGACGCTGTGGGGCGGTATGGCGTTCTGGAACTCCCCGGCAATCCAAGCCCGCCTGCATCACCTCGCCGGTCCGGTCTCCGGGCAAGCGCTGGCGCTGAACACTTCCGGCACCTACCTCGGAGTGTCCATAGGAGCTGCGACAGGAGGCAGCATCCTCTCCGCCGCAGGGGTGGGCGCGCTTCCCCTCACGGCAGCAGGCTTCGCCGTTTCCGCGCTTCTATTGTTGGCATTTGTTTCCCGAAGCAAGCTCGTCCCTATACCGGCAGCCGATGATGGTTAG
- the manA gene encoding mannose-6-phosphate isomerase, class I, translating to MHRLINRIRPYPWGARTAIPRLLGVEPDGRPQAELWLGAHYGAPSTVVTPDGAFAFADVIAAAPADMLGEATLRRFGERLPFLLKVLAAEAPLSLQVHPDAERARAGFAAEEAAGIPVNAPHRNYRDPFHKPELVLALEPFEALCGFRDPAAARADLEGLACDLAGVLRRDLADPDPHRALRAAFTRLLTLESACERDVGEFVAEWKMAGAGAHHDTIVELAERYPGDPGAVAALLLNRVSLRPGEALFLPAGNVHAYLRGTAVEVMASSDNVLRAGLTGKHVDTAELLSVVDFSVLPIPYSGPVEVEGRAEFRPGVPEFALATLGPGPVETRLPGGAPAIALALEGSADLVAESGDMLTLARGESVFVPARSGRVKVRGEGHLVVATVGLAPGGAYGAAAEPAAE from the coding sequence ATGCACAGGCTGATCAACCGGATACGGCCCTACCCGTGGGGAGCGCGGACCGCGATCCCGAGGCTGCTGGGTGTGGAGCCCGACGGCCGGCCGCAGGCCGAGCTGTGGCTGGGCGCCCACTACGGCGCCCCCAGCACCGTGGTCACCCCCGACGGCGCGTTCGCCTTCGCCGACGTCATCGCCGCCGCCCCCGCCGACATGCTCGGCGAGGCCACCCTCCGCCGCTTCGGCGAGCGGCTGCCGTTCCTGCTCAAGGTGCTGGCCGCCGAGGCCCCGCTGTCGCTGCAGGTCCACCCCGACGCCGAGCGCGCCCGCGCCGGGTTCGCCGCCGAGGAGGCCGCCGGCATCCCCGTCAACGCGCCCCACCGCAACTACCGCGACCCCTTCCACAAGCCCGAGCTGGTGCTGGCGCTGGAGCCGTTCGAGGCTTTGTGCGGATTCCGCGACCCCGCCGCCGCGCGCGCCGACCTGGAGGGTCTTGCCTGCGACCTGGCCGGGGTGCTGCGCCGCGACCTCGCCGACCCCGACCCCCACCGCGCGCTGCGCGCCGCCTTCACCCGGCTGCTCACCCTGGAGTCGGCCTGCGAGCGCGACGTCGGCGAGTTCGTCGCCGAGTGGAAGATGGCCGGCGCCGGCGCCCACCACGACACCATCGTGGAGCTGGCCGAGCGCTACCCCGGCGACCCCGGCGCCGTGGCCGCCCTGCTGCTCAACCGGGTCAGCCTGCGCCCCGGCGAGGCGCTGTTCCTGCCCGCCGGCAACGTGCACGCCTACCTGCGCGGCACGGCCGTGGAGGTCATGGCCAGCTCCGACAACGTGCTGCGCGCCGGGCTGACCGGAAAGCACGTCGACACCGCCGAGCTGCTGTCGGTCGTGGACTTCTCCGTGCTGCCGATTCCCTACTCCGGCCCCGTCGAGGTCGAGGGCCGCGCCGAGTTCCGGCCGGGGGTGCCCGAGTTCGCGCTGGCCACGCTGGGCCCCGGCCCGGTCGAGACCCGGCTTCCGGGCGGCGCGCCCGCCATCGCCCTGGCGCTGGAGGGCAGCGCCGACCTCGTGGCGGAGTCGGGCGACATGCTCACCCTGGCGCGCGGGGAGTCGGTGTTCGTGCCCGCCCGCAGCGGGCGGGTGAAGGTGCGCGGCGAGGGGCACCTGGTGGTGGCCACCGTGGGTCTCGCGCCCGGCGGCGCGTACGGGGCGGCCGCGGAACCCGCGGCGGAGTAG
- a CDS encoding TetR/AcrR family transcriptional regulator, giving the protein MPARIDPQERRQEVIRAAFRLVVAEGIEGVSLRKVADESGLNVGSVRHYFDGHHDLLTAAAEEAGARMGRRLASHPAEGLRGLTGEAALDALQALVEAVMPVDEPRRDEAIVVVELIMASRTMPVFRATSERMAVDLAAVLREALDFLDVPDVDLAAAQLAAVIGGLTLDTVTPHGALSVERMRAVLRAHLRMLLANACPG; this is encoded by the coding sequence ATGCCCGCACGGATCGATCCGCAGGAGCGTCGTCAGGAGGTGATCAGGGCGGCGTTCCGCCTCGTGGTGGCCGAGGGCATCGAGGGTGTGTCGCTACGGAAGGTGGCCGATGAGTCCGGTCTGAACGTCGGCTCGGTGCGGCACTACTTTGACGGCCATCACGATCTGCTCACCGCTGCGGCGGAGGAGGCGGGCGCCCGGATGGGTCGTCGTCTCGCTTCCCATCCGGCCGAAGGACTGCGCGGGCTCACGGGTGAGGCGGCGCTCGATGCCCTGCAAGCCCTGGTCGAGGCGGTCATGCCGGTCGATGAGCCGCGTCGTGACGAGGCGATCGTGGTGGTCGAACTGATCATGGCGTCCCGGACGATGCCGGTGTTCCGCGCGACGTCCGAGCGCATGGCCGTTGACCTTGCTGCTGTCTTACGCGAGGCGCTCGACTTCCTCGACGTGCCGGACGTCGACCTCGCCGCGGCGCAGCTCGCCGCCGTGATCGGCGGGCTGACCTTGGACACCGTGACCCCGCACGGCGCTCTGAGTGTCGAACGCATGCGAGCTGTCCTGCGGGCGCATCTGCGGATGCTGCTCGCGAACGCGTGCCCTGGGTGA
- a CDS encoding gluconokinase, whose protein sequence is MGVSGSGKSTVAEAVAERLGLPFAEADRFHPQANIDKMSAGTPLTDEDRRPWLESLAEWIGEHDRQGRSTVTACSALKRSYRDILRSRAADVRFLHLDGDTETLARRLHARKGHFMPESLLRSQQATLEPLADDEPGATLDIAPPAEEVVERAVRIAAAAIGSAEGPRGSAQG, encoded by the coding sequence ATGGGGGTCTCGGGCAGCGGCAAGAGCACGGTCGCCGAGGCGGTGGCCGAGCGGCTGGGGCTGCCCTTCGCCGAGGCCGACCGGTTCCACCCCCAGGCCAACATCGACAAGATGTCGGCGGGCACGCCGCTGACCGACGAGGACCGGCGGCCGTGGCTGGAGTCGCTGGCGGAGTGGATCGGCGAGCACGACCGGCAGGGGCGGTCCACGGTGACCGCGTGCTCGGCGCTCAAGCGCTCCTACCGCGACATCCTCCGCTCCCGGGCCGCCGACGTGCGGTTCCTCCACCTGGACGGCGACACCGAGACCCTGGCCCGGCGGCTGCACGCGCGCAAGGGGCACTTCATGCCCGAGTCGCTGCTGCGCTCCCAGCAGGCCACGCTGGAACCGCTGGCCGACGACGAACCGGGCGCCACGCTCGACATCGCGCCCCCGGCGGAGGAGGTCGTCGAGCGCGCCGTCCGGATCGCGGCCGCCGCGATCGGCTCGGCCGAGGGCCCGCGGGGGTCCGCGCAGGGGTGA
- a CDS encoding LysR family transcriptional regulator, which translates to MLIRQFEYLVALAREQHFARAAVACHVSQPALSAGIRKLESELGVPIVRRGHRFEGFTPEGERVLRWAARVLADRDGLAADVATIRAGHIGTLRVGVLPEAAAAFGDVAAPFGARHPRVALTVRTMSGTEIQHGLTDFTIDCGVIRVALSPARARGGKAVLYRERFVLVTADRDRFAGRARVDWADLAHVPFCRLLPDASWRHVEKAVALTTGAEPEVRVAVDSPDALFAHIRAGGGCAVLTHAWLRPTGVPEGLRVIPMAETGEPTGVGIVVAERHPEPVLAGELIAFARTVPLQARLDAPLGAGAALGDDGGEGAAPSAEGAGAVPGPRVSSGG; encoded by the coding sequence ATGCTGATTCGGCAGTTCGAGTACCTGGTCGCGCTGGCGCGGGAGCAGCACTTCGCGCGCGCGGCCGTGGCCTGCCACGTCTCCCAGCCGGCGCTGTCGGCCGGTATCCGCAAGCTCGAAAGCGAACTGGGCGTGCCCATCGTGCGGCGCGGGCACCGGTTCGAGGGCTTCACCCCCGAGGGCGAGCGCGTGCTGCGCTGGGCCGCGCGCGTGCTGGCCGACCGCGACGGCCTGGCCGCCGACGTCGCCACCATCCGCGCCGGCCACATCGGCACGCTGCGCGTGGGCGTCCTGCCCGAGGCCGCCGCCGCCTTCGGCGACGTCGCCGCGCCCTTCGGCGCGCGCCACCCCCGGGTGGCGCTGACCGTTCGGACGATGTCGGGCACCGAGATCCAGCACGGGCTGACCGACTTCACCATCGACTGCGGCGTCATCCGCGTGGCGCTGTCGCCCGCACGCGCGCGCGGCGGCAAGGCGGTGCTCTACCGCGAGCGGTTCGTGCTGGTCACCGCCGACCGCGACCGCTTCGCCGGGCGCGCCCGCGTGGACTGGGCCGACCTCGCCCACGTGCCCTTCTGCCGCCTGCTGCCCGACGCGTCGTGGCGGCACGTCGAGAAGGCCGTCGCCCTGACCACCGGCGCCGAGCCGGAGGTCCGCGTGGCCGTGGACTCCCCGGACGCGCTGTTCGCCCACATCCGCGCCGGCGGCGGCTGCGCGGTCCTCACCCACGCGTGGCTGCGCCCCACCGGGGTGCCCGAGGGCCTGCGGGTCATCCCCATGGCCGAGACGGGCGAGCCCACCGGCGTGGGGATCGTGGTGGCCGAGCGGCATCCCGAGCCCGTGCTGGCGGGTGAACTCATCGCGTTCGCGCGCACCGTGCCGCTCCAGGCGCGGCTGGACGCGCCGCTGGGTGCGGGCGCCGCGCTCGGGGACGACGGCGGCGAGGGCGCCGCCCCCTCGGCGGAGGGTGCGGGCGCGGTGCCCGGGCCCCGCGTCTCCAGCGGGGGGTGA
- a CDS encoding FadR/GntR family transcriptional regulator — translation MTDHHRTLHNRVLAEVGPAIAAGEYAPGAVLTLDRLAQRFGVSRTVAREAVRVLESMRMVVSRPRTGVRVRPQEEWSVFDPQLIRWRLAGPHRIAQLRSLTELRAAVEPPAAAFAARRAAREERERIVELNARMVATGRSGDLEAFLHLDIEFHRRILELSRNEMFAGLSGVVAEVLTGRTEYDLMPNLPRPEALRLHTHVAEAIGGGLADVAEAAMRAIVDEVVTALDAAEEPAAPSAAGSPAEGPGATARG, via the coding sequence ATGACCGACCACCACCGCACCCTGCACAACCGCGTGCTCGCGGAGGTGGGCCCGGCCATCGCCGCCGGAGAGTACGCCCCCGGCGCGGTCCTTACCCTGGACCGGCTGGCTCAGCGCTTCGGCGTCTCGCGGACCGTGGCCCGCGAGGCCGTGCGCGTGCTGGAGTCCATGCGCATGGTGGTCAGCCGCCCCCGCACCGGTGTGCGGGTGCGCCCCCAGGAGGAGTGGAGCGTCTTCGACCCCCAGCTCATCCGCTGGCGCCTGGCCGGGCCCCACCGCATCGCCCAGCTGCGGTCGCTGACCGAGCTGCGCGCGGCCGTGGAGCCGCCCGCCGCCGCTTTCGCGGCCCGCAGGGCCGCCCGCGAGGAACGGGAGCGCATCGTCGAGCTGAACGCCCGCATGGTCGCCACCGGGCGGAGTGGCGACCTGGAGGCGTTCCTGCACCTGGACATCGAGTTCCACCGCCGCATCCTGGAGCTGTCGCGCAACGAGATGTTCGCCGGGCTGTCGGGGGTGGTGGCCGAGGTGCTGACCGGCCGCACCGAGTACGACCTCATGCCCAATCTGCCCCGCCCCGAGGCGCTGCGCCTGCACACCCACGTCGCCGAGGCGATCGGCGGCGGCCTGGCCGACGTGGCCGAGGCCGCCATGCGCGCCATCGTGGACGAGGTGGTGACCGCGCTGGACGCGGCCGAGGAGCCGGCGGCGCCGTCCGCCGCGGGCTCCCCGGCCGAGGGTCCGGGCGCTACAGCACGAGGCTGA
- a CDS encoding GntR family transcriptional regulator — translation MTSPRLEKGVLTSPVQRPAPLRDSVYETLLELITRRRLPPGQHLVENELAEQLGVSRQPVREALQRLSNEGWVDLRPGYGAFVHQPSESEAEQLLAVRTLLETEAARLAAASATPEGVERLRELWRAGVAGLERGDSDAMVDRNAELHRSITELSGNAVLAGLAGQVARRVRWYHGLVVTQRGRESWDEHERIIDAIEAGDSERAAALMREHTEATRLAYHERAADASAEAESDRAAGL, via the coding sequence ATGACCTCGCCCCGCCTCGAAAAGGGCGTGCTGACCAGTCCGGTGCAGCGCCCCGCTCCGCTGCGCGACAGCGTCTATGAGACCCTGCTGGAGCTGATCACGCGGCGTCGGCTGCCGCCCGGCCAGCACCTGGTCGAGAACGAGCTGGCCGAGCAGCTCGGCGTGTCCCGCCAGCCCGTGCGCGAGGCGCTGCAGCGGCTCAGCAACGAGGGCTGGGTCGACCTCCGCCCCGGCTACGGCGCGTTCGTCCACCAGCCCAGCGAGAGCGAGGCCGAGCAGCTGCTCGCCGTGCGCACGCTGCTGGAGACCGAGGCGGCGCGGCTGGCGGCGGCCTCCGCCACCCCCGAGGGCGTGGAGCGGCTGCGCGAGCTGTGGCGCGCGGGCGTGGCCGGGCTGGAGCGCGGCGACAGCGACGCGATGGTCGACCGCAACGCCGAACTCCACCGCTCCATCACCGAGCTGTCGGGCAACGCCGTGCTCGCCGGGCTCGCGGGCCAGGTCGCGCGGCGGGTGCGCTGGTACCACGGGCTGGTGGTCACCCAGCGCGGCCGGGAGTCCTGGGACGAGCACGAGCGCATCATCGACGCCATCGAGGCGGGCGACTCCGAGCGCGCGGCGGCCCTGATGCGTGAGCACACCGAGGCCACGCGGCTCGCCTACCACGAACGCGCGGCCGACGCCTCGGCCGAGGCGGAGAGCGACCGGGCCGCGGGGCTGTAG